In Marasmius oreades isolate 03SP1 chromosome 3, whole genome shotgun sequence, a single window of DNA contains:
- a CDS encoding uncharacterized protein (CAZy:PL1), producing the protein MLKFLLVAKLFGLVALATGLQVSLNPSSVPFRPDDWTTWTLTNGQAEVSTTLSGVTLTLSAAPGTTLKGAQYKVVHTKFTNFLGEHMVGQGVSTEATTGLALTLAIQGLSAGSHTLLSWHNAWDNLKAAAGIDVAVEGTKVVSNKAQTIREDSIWTSASTFVAFNVTSTSQVITITYSPVSSSSLTDIRAFLNGFEIDPPGPLTSQASFPYPEHTNEHVDADSGSLKASWEGVSGAEYDVYFSNSASNLTRVSQGQSDTSYTFTGLSSLQTYFWRVDVISGSTTTKGRTWTFRPRQLAFPGAEGYGKYARGGRGGKVVKVTTLADSGTGSLRWALTEQAGPRTVVFDIGGVIQLNSRLTISDSQVTLAGQTAPGKGIAITNQPFGLSGASDTIVRHVRVRPGKASGDTVDGMGMAGSNHCIIDRCSMGWSIDESFSSRGAFNITLQRSMISEPLNVAGHKNYPPGTAHGYSASIGGDIGSFHHNLLAHAEGRSWSMAGGLDGSNVFAGRLDIRNNVVYNFGGRTTDGGAHQVNFVSNYYKPGPASTRNYDLQATYEDNFGGNQTYYCLGNAMEGKFDTNAEQVVDGNASNPVAPCCSVVTFSPAPAYQKFFNNQFFEPMVDTQTATESYKVCFTFTLVLSPASIGLFI; encoded by the exons ATGCTCAAGTTTCTGTTGGTTGCCAAACTATTTGGGCTCGTCGCTCTTGCCACCGGCTTACAAGTCTCTCTGAATCCGAGCAGTGTTCCCTTTCGACCTGATGACTGGACGACGTGGACATTGACCAATGGTCAAGCAGAAGTCTCCACGACGCTTTCAGGAGTAACCTTAACGCTGTCAGCGGCTCCAGGTACCACTCTCAAAGGCGCTCAGTACAAGGTAGTTCATACAAAATTCACGAACTTCCTTGGCGAACACATGGTCGGTCAAGGCGTGTCCACGGAGGCGACGACTGGTTTAGCATTGACGCTCGCCATCCAGGGCCTCAGCGCCGGAAGTCATACTCTTCTCTCATGGCACAATGCTTGGGACAACTTGAAGGCTGCCGCTGGTATCGATGTTGCTGTTGAAGGTACCAAAGTCGTTTCG AACAAGGCACAAACAATCCGTGAGGATAGTATTTGGACTTCGGCCTCCACTTTCGTCGCATTCAATGTCACTTCGACCTCCCAAGTGATCACTATCACCTACAGTCCCGTCAGTTCCTCGTCTCTGACGGACATTCGCGCCTTTTTGAACGGTTTCGAAATTGATCCCCCTGGTCCACTCACTTCACAAGCATCTTTCCCGTACCCTGAGCACACCAACGAGCACGTTGATGCGGATTCTGGTTCGCTCAAAGCTTCATGGGAAGGTGTCTCGGGTGCAGAATACGACGTTTACTTTTCCAATTCCGCCTCGAATTTGACACGTGTCAGTCAAGGCCAATCTGACACTTCCTACACATTCACTGGGTTGAGCTCGCTGCAAACGTATTTCTGGCGTGTCGATGTTATATCTGGATCTACCACGACGAAAGGTAGAACTTGGACGTTCCGGCCAAGGCAACTTGCTTTCCCTGGTGCCGAGGGATATGG GAAATATGCCCGGGGAGGTCGAGGCGGAAAGGTTGTCAAAGTGACAACCCTTGCGGATTCTGGTACAGGTTCTCTTCGATGGGCTTTGACAGAACAGGCGGGACCTCGAACCGTCGTGTTCGATATTGGAG GTGTGATCCAGCTTAACTCACGTCTCACCATCAGTGATAGTCAAGTTACTCTCGCTGGGCAGACGGCCCCAGGCAAAGGTATTGCCATTACGAATCAGCCTTTCGG CCTGAGTGGTGCTTCGGACACTATCGTCCGACACGTC CGTGTCAGGCCAGGGAAAGCTTCTGGTGATACAGTCGATGGAATGGGTATGGCAGGAAGCAACCACTGCATCATTGATAGATGCAGCATGGGATGGTCGATTGATGAG TCATTCTCCTCGCGTGGCGCTTTCAACATCACCCTCCAGAGATCGATGATTTCGGAACCGCTCAACGTTGCAGGTCATAAGAACTATCCCCCTGGTACCGCTCATGGCTATTCCGCATCCATCGGTGGTGATATTGGTAGCTTCCATCACAATCTCCTCGCCCACGCAGAGGGCAG GTCGTGGAGTATGGCAGGAGGAC TCGACGGAAGCAATGTATTCGCGGGACGTTTGGATATCAGAAACAACGTCGTGTATAACTTTGGAGGCCGGACAACCGACGGCGGTGCGCACCAG GTCAATTTCGTTTCCAATTACTACAAGCCAGGCCCGGCCTCGACGCGAAATTACGATCTTCAAGCGACA TATGAAGACAACTTCGGCGGAAACCAGACATACTACTGCCTTGGCAATGCTATGGAGGGTAAATTCGATACGAACGCGGAACAAGTCGTTGACGGCAACGCCTCCAACCCAGTAGCCCCTTGCTGCTCGGTTGTTACTTTCAGTCCTGCTCCGGCTTACCAGAAGTTCTTTAACAACCA ATTCTTCGAACCAATGGTTGACACCCAAACCGCAACCGAGAGTTACAAGGTGTGCTTTACTTTTACTTTGGTGTTATCTCCCGCATCTATTGGACTTTTTATATAG